The genomic stretch GGACAGCGGGACAACGAAATGGTGTCTCGCTGAGCGGAGTCGAAGCGCGACGGGACAGCGGGACAACGAGACAGCGGGACAACGAAATGGTGTCTCGCTGAGCGGAGTCGAAGCGCGACGGGACAGCGGGACAACGAGACAGCGGGACAACGAAATGGTGTCTCGCTGAGCGGAGTCGAAGCGCGACGGGACAGCGGGAGAGCCCTACGACATCCCGCACCCTTCCTACCTTTCCACCTTCCACACGCCCTCGTGAATCGTGTCACGTGTAACGTGGATACGTGTAACGTATGCCGTGGTGGCTACGCTACCTGGCTACTTTGCTACCTTGCCACTTTCCACACGTCCTCGTGAAACGTGTCACGTGCCACGTGGATACATGTAACGTGTAACGTAAAAACAGTTGCTACGGCAGAAGTATCGCGGCCGCGACGACAGTTGTCCACAGGCCTTTTTTTCCTTCGGCGGACTGTGTGACGTTGAAGGTGCGGAAGATTTTGTTGTCCTTTTTGTACACTTTTTCGCGCGCGTCCCATGCCGTCTCGGGATCGAACTTGATGCCGAGCGTGGTGGCGAGCATGGTCGCGGCGAGGTCCTCCGCATAGTCGCCGGCCACTTTCTGTGTTTCGCCGAAGGGATGATGTTCCGACAGATAGCCGTACGAATCGCCGTCGCCGGGGATGGCGGCGCCGATCGACGCGGCCACGAGACGGTTGGCCTCGTTGGTGGCGTTGCGCGCCATCACGCAGAACGTGATTTGTCCGGGTTGGATCAGCTTGAGGCCGTCGTGTTTGCTAATGATCTTGCAACCGGCCGGGTAGATGCTCGACACGGTGACGAGATTCTGCTGTTCGATGTCGGCTGCGCGCAGCGCAAGCTCGAACGACTGCAGATACTCTTTGTGGCGGCCTGCGCCTTTGACGAAAAACATCTTGGTCGGGACAAACACGGGCGTACTCCGTTGGCTGAAAAGTGAGTGCGAAAGTGAATTACGATTCGCGCGTGATTCGCAGAAAGCGGCGCTTGCCGACCTTGACGATGCACTCGCCGGCCGCGGGGACGGGCTCGAGAGGATCGGTGATCTTGCGCCCGTCAATGCTGACCGCGGACTGCTGAATCAGGCGCCGGCCTTCTCCCTTCGAGGGTACCACGGTCGCGGCGACGAGGACGTCGAGCAGGGTGTTCTCGACGCCGGTGAAAATATACGTGTCCATTTCTTCCGGTGGAAGTTTGTCGCGAAAGACGCGGTCAAAATGTTCCTCCGCGGCTTGCGCGTCGGCGGGAGTGTAGTACATCGCGACCACGGCGCGCGCGAGTTCGCGCTTCGCGTCGCGCGGATTCGCGCCCGACTCGATGTGCGCGCGTATCGCGGCGATGCGCTGTTCGTCGACGTCCGTCACCAGCGTGTAGTAGGTGAGTATCACGTTGTCGGGAATCGACAGCACCTTGCCGTACATATCCTGGGGCGTGTCGGTGAACGCCACGTAATTGTCGTACGACTTGCTCATCTTCTCGACGCCGTCCGTGCCCACGAGCAGCGGCATGGTGAGGATCACCTGCGGCTCCTGCCCGTACTCGCGCTGAATCTCGCGGCCGACGAGCAGGTTGAACTTCTGATCCGTCCCGCCTAGCTCCACGTCCGACCGTATCGCGACCGAATCCATGGCCTGCGCAAGAGGGTAAAGGAACTCGTGTATGCTGATGGGCTCGCGCGCAGTGAATCGTTTGTCGAACTCGTCGCGCTCGAGCATCTGCGCCACGGTGTACTTCGCGGCGAGTTTGATCACGTCCTCGAACTGCATCGTACCCAGCCAGTCGGAATTGAAACGGATCTCGACCGCGTCGGCCTTGAGCACGCGTGAGGCCTGCTCGAAATACGAGCGACCGTTGGCGCGCGTGTCGTCGAGTGTGAGCGGCGGACGCGTCTTGTTGCGGCCGGAAGGATCGCCGATCATGCCGGTGAAATCGCCGACGATGAGTATCGCGTCGTGCCCGAGATCCTGGAACTGGCGCAGCTTGCGCAGCACCACCGAGTGGCCGAGGTGCAGGTCGGGCCGGCTCGGATCGCACCCGAGTTTTACACGCAGCGGTGTGCCGGTGGCGAGGGAGCGCTCGAGCTTGCGGACCAGCTCTTCCTCGGGGATGATCTCCGCTGCGCCGCGGCGCAGCAGATCCATTTGCTCGTTGACGGAGGGGTAACGTGTCGTCATGTCAGTCGTCCTGCCTGCGCATGTCGCGCTGGGCGTCGCGGGCCTTTACGGTCTCGCGTTTGTCGTAGGTCTTTTTTCCTTTGCAGACACCGAGTTCGATTTTCAGATGCCTGCCCTTGAAATACAGTTGCAGCGGGATGAGTGTAAGGCCTTTCTCGTTGACGCTCTGCGCCAGCTTGCGTATCTCGCGTTTCTTCGCGAGCAGTTTGCGCTGCCGCACGGGATCGTGATTGAAGATGTTGCCTTTCTCGAAAGGACTGATGTGCAGACTCACGAGATACAGTTCGCCGTCGCGCACCAGCGCATACGAATCCTGGAAATTGACGTTCCCGGCCCGGATGGATTTCACTTCCGTGCCTCGAAGCGCGATGCCGACCTCGAGCGTCTGAAGTACGTGGTACTCGTACCGTGCGCGTCGATTTGTGGCTGCGACCTGTATGTGTTTTTCATCTGTCAATGCTGTTCGAACCGAACCACAAGTATACGCAGACCCGGAGACTTGAACAATCCCGCTGTCCG from Ignavibacteriota bacterium encodes the following:
- the smpB gene encoding SsrA-binding protein SmpB → MTDEKHIQVAATNRRARYEYHVLQTLEVGIALRGTEVKSIRAGNVNFQDSYALVRDGELYLVSLHISPFEKGNIFNHDPVRQRKLLAKKREIRKLAQSVNEKGLTLIPLQLYFKGRHLKIELGVCKGKKTYDKRETVKARDAQRDMRRQDD
- a CDS encoding arginine decarboxylase, pyruvoyl-dependent produces the protein MFFVKGAGRHKEYLQSFELALRAADIEQQNLVTVSSIYPAGCKIISKHDGLKLIQPGQITFCVMARNATNEANRLVAASIGAAIPGDGDSYGYLSEHHPFGETQKVAGDYAEDLAATMLATTLGIKFDPETAWDAREKVYKKDNKIFRTFNVTQSAEGKKGLWTTVVAAAILLP
- a CDS encoding tyrosine--tRNA ligase, which gives rise to MTTRYPSVNEQMDLLRRGAAEIIPEEELVRKLERSLATGTPLRVKLGCDPSRPDLHLGHSVVLRKLRQFQDLGHDAILIVGDFTGMIGDPSGRNKTRPPLTLDDTRANGRSYFEQASRVLKADAVEIRFNSDWLGTMQFEDVIKLAAKYTVAQMLERDEFDKRFTAREPISIHEFLYPLAQAMDSVAIRSDVELGGTDQKFNLLVGREIQREYGQEPQVILTMPLLVGTDGVEKMSKSYDNYVAFTDTPQDMYGKVLSIPDNVILTYYTLVTDVDEQRIAAIRAHIESGANPRDAKRELARAVVAMYYTPADAQAAEEHFDRVFRDKLPPEEMDTYIFTGVENTLLDVLVAATVVPSKGEGRRLIQQSAVSIDGRKITDPLEPVPAAGECIVKVGKRRFLRITRES